The Nitrospira sp. genome window below encodes:
- a CDS encoding universal stress protein, translated as MNDLLINRILIATDFSACARRAVDYGMCVARACSAHVDLLYVVEELRRLEFDAPFADPLLETRRKEAERLLGELAARVKQEGLDVDWHLGEGIPSEQIGQTALEQRADLVVVGTHGRTGLDHIMLGSTAERVIKQAPCPTLTVRVAPIHGEKDADVPPCIRHVLVPVDFSSPSLDALEYAIQVVDRFGARLTIVHVLEPIYFDLELGLGRIEQEVQKRTHWETQLDGLAQVVRGRGLEAGSVVLGGIPSESIVTYARGQRSDLIVMGTHGRRGLTRLRYGSVAESVLRQAPCPVLTVRSPKFTANHSRMMPLSVAEP; from the coding sequence ATGAACGACTTGTTGATTAATCGGATCCTCATCGCCACGGATTTCTCCGCCTGTGCGAGGCGCGCCGTTGATTACGGCATGTGTGTCGCCCGGGCCTGTTCTGCTCATGTGGACTTACTCTACGTGGTCGAGGAGTTGCGGAGGCTGGAGTTCGACGCGCCCTTCGCCGATCCGTTGCTGGAGACGAGGCGGAAGGAGGCGGAGCGACTCTTGGGCGAGCTGGCGGCTCGTGTGAAACAGGAAGGGCTGGACGTGGATTGGCATCTGGGCGAAGGCATTCCCAGCGAACAGATCGGGCAGACTGCGCTCGAACAGCGCGCCGACCTTGTCGTCGTCGGCACCCATGGGAGGACCGGATTGGACCATATCATGCTGGGCAGCACGGCAGAGCGTGTCATCAAGCAGGCTCCGTGTCCGACGCTGACGGTCCGGGTCGCCCCGATTCATGGTGAAAAGGATGCGGATGTTCCGCCATGCATCCGGCATGTGCTGGTGCCGGTCGACTTCTCGAGTCCGTCTCTTGATGCGCTGGAGTATGCGATTCAGGTGGTCGATCGCTTTGGAGCCAGACTCACGATCGTCCATGTGTTGGAACCGATCTACTTCGACCTGGAATTGGGGTTGGGCCGGATCGAGCAGGAGGTCCAGAAGCGGACGCATTGGGAGACTCAACTGGATGGCCTTGCGCAAGTGGTGAGGGGGCGTGGTCTGGAGGCAGGGTCGGTCGTGCTCGGGGGGATTCCATCGGAGTCGATTGTGACCTATGCTCGCGGGCAGCGCTCCGATTTGATCGTCATGGGCACTCACGGACGGCGTGGGCTGACGCGTCTGCGGTACGGCAGCGTGGCTGAATCTGTGCTTCGTCAGGCTCCCTGTCCCGTCCTCACGGTCCGAAGCCCGAAGTTCACCGCCAACCACAGCCGCATGATGCCGCTGTCGGTGGCAGAGCCATAA
- a CDS encoding MlaD family protein: MEPKVNYILVGSFVAFLGAAVLVGILWLGKTDYRGSYDRYEAYMKESVAGLSVNSTVKYRGVDVGRIKTIDLNPNNPEEVLLTMDIMHGTPIKTDTIAVLETQGLTGLATINLTGGSRDAPPLQAQEGQAYPVIKTGPSLFFRLDEAVSRLLSEERLSQLLRDLDAAAKGAAKVLDDDNRATLKQTIKDLSDVAKTIAAHKTQIEQSLNGAARSADNLVKLTASLNAEVPTLLAGINKSVVALGAATDELARTSKTVGAVVNEARPELQQFTRRTLPEAGLLVTELRQLTGTLSRVARELEREPSSLVFGRKSPSRGPGE, from the coding sequence ATGGAACCCAAGGTCAACTATATTCTGGTCGGCTCGTTCGTGGCGTTTCTGGGCGCGGCTGTCCTGGTTGGAATCTTGTGGCTAGGGAAGACGGACTACCGTGGTTCCTACGATCGCTATGAGGCCTATATGAAGGAGTCGGTCGCAGGATTGAGCGTCAATTCCACCGTCAAGTATCGTGGTGTCGACGTGGGGCGAATCAAGACCATTGACTTGAATCCTAATAACCCAGAGGAAGTTCTGCTGACCATGGACATTATGCATGGGACGCCGATCAAGACCGATACGATTGCCGTACTCGAGACGCAGGGGCTTACCGGTCTAGCCACCATCAATTTGACCGGAGGAAGCCGAGACGCTCCCCCGCTGCAGGCCCAGGAGGGACAGGCGTATCCGGTCATCAAGACCGGCCCCTCTCTCTTCTTCCGCTTGGATGAAGCCGTCTCCCGTTTGCTTTCGGAAGAACGCTTGTCTCAACTGTTGCGTGATCTTGATGCAGCGGCAAAAGGGGCGGCGAAGGTCTTGGATGACGACAATCGCGCCACGCTGAAACAAACGATCAAGGATCTCTCCGATGTAGCCAAGACCATTGCGGCCCACAAAACTCAGATTGAGCAGAGCTTGAATGGTGCTGCCAGGAGCGCCGACAATCTGGTGAAGCTGACGGCGTCGTTGAATGCGGAGGTTCCGACCTTGCTCGCCGGCATCAACAAGAGCGTTGTGGCGCTGGGCGCGGCGACGGACGAACTGGCTCGCACGAGCAAGACGGTTGGAGCCGTCGTCAATGAAGCCCGACCCGAACTGCAACAGTTCACCCGACGGACTCTGCCCGAGGCCGGCTTGTTAGTGACGGAGCTGCGGCAGCTTACTGGTACATTGAGCCGTGTGGCGCGGGAGTTGGAGCGAGAGCCGAGCTCGCTGGTGTTTGGACGAAAGTCCCCGTCACGTGGACCGGGGGAATAG
- a CDS encoding 4'-phosphopantetheinyl transferase superfamily protein, whose product MGINGNSVVISFLPIERLTDTRQLDHIRLEENAVHLWGIELTGSRHCLERCGGWLDEVERHRAARLIREDIRQRYVLAHGGLRAVLSRYLGVDADVIALNRNATGKPFLTKELRDRSPITFNLSHAHDRALIAISKGQEVGVDLEFVRADIEVANLSKRFFTPSEHTAIMEASEERRATIFFRYWVAKEALLKAQGVGLGGLPDCEIVLEGNGTDTEVQARLGAQFLNMLRVQLVPCETGWEAAVAAQQLDEVKHCSLDSL is encoded by the coding sequence ATGGGCATTAATGGCAACAGCGTGGTGATTTCCTTCCTACCCATTGAGCGCCTCACCGATACAAGGCAACTGGATCATATCCGTCTTGAAGAGAATGCCGTTCACCTGTGGGGGATCGAGCTCACCGGGTCGCGACACTGTCTGGAGCGATGCGGTGGCTGGTTGGATGAAGTCGAGCGGCACCGAGCGGCTCGCCTAATCCGGGAGGATATCCGGCAGCGGTACGTGTTGGCTCACGGAGGCCTCAGGGCAGTGCTGAGTCGGTACCTTGGAGTCGACGCCGATGTGATCGCGCTGAATCGCAACGCAACAGGCAAACCCTTCCTGACGAAGGAGTTACGAGACCGGTCGCCGATCACCTTCAATTTGTCTCATGCCCATGACCGTGCGCTCATTGCAATCTCAAAAGGGCAGGAGGTCGGAGTTGATCTTGAGTTCGTTCGTGCGGATATCGAGGTTGCGAATCTATCCAAGCGTTTTTTTACTCCCTCCGAACATACGGCGATCATGGAGGCGAGCGAGGAGCGGCGCGCCACGATCTTCTTCCGCTACTGGGTCGCCAAAGAGGCGCTGCTCAAGGCACAAGGTGTCGGCCTCGGAGGACTACCCGACTGCGAGATTGTCCTTGAGGGAAATGGAACCGACACAGAGGTTCAGGCCCGATTGGGCGCTCAGTTTTTAAATATGTTGAGGGTTCAGCTGGTTCCCTGTGAAACGGGATGGGAAGCAGCGGTGGCTGCTCAGCAGCTAGATGAGGTTAAACATTGCAGCCTCGACAGCCTGTAA
- a CDS encoding ABC-type transport auxiliary lipoprotein family protein: MMKYRLAHVVCGLVALTAAGCLSPRTDASNIHTYQLSLDGWPSEVRPGKLDGPVLLVSPPQAEPGFETQRMVYVKRPYELEYYAVNQWADTPARMFAPLMVQALNQQNDVWRAVIPLPSSIRGEYRLDTHGFLLQQEFLQHPSRVRVMVRTQLIDLQGSTILSTRTFEVVENATSENPYGGVQAANRAIAGLLDQIGSWLRQCVQHSPECRR, encoded by the coding sequence ATGATGAAATATCGTCTGGCACATGTCGTGTGTGGGCTGGTGGCGTTGACGGCGGCTGGTTGCCTGTCGCCTCGCACGGATGCTTCGAATATCCATACCTATCAATTGAGCCTTGATGGATGGCCCAGCGAGGTCCGGCCTGGCAAGCTTGACGGACCTGTGCTCCTCGTGAGTCCGCCTCAAGCTGAGCCAGGATTTGAGACGCAACGCATGGTGTATGTCAAGCGTCCTTACGAACTGGAGTACTACGCGGTGAATCAATGGGCCGACACGCCGGCGCGTATGTTCGCCCCGTTAATGGTCCAGGCGCTCAATCAGCAGAATGATGTGTGGCGTGCTGTGATTCCGTTGCCGAGCTCGATCCGCGGAGAGTATCGTCTTGATACCCACGGATTTCTGTTGCAGCAGGAGTTTCTCCAACATCCCAGTCGCGTGAGGGTGATGGTCAGAACGCAGCTCATCGACCTGCAAGGGTCGACGATCTTGAGCACGCGGACTTTCGAGGTCGTGGAGAACGCCACGAGCGAGAATCCCTATGGGGGCGTGCAGGCTGCCAACCGAGCGATTGCCGGGTTGCTCGATCAAATCGGCTCTTGGCTCAGGCAATGCGTGCAGCACTCGCCTGAGTGCAGACGCTGA
- the ftsH gene encoding ATP-dependent zinc metalloprotease FtsH — protein MNKKVSFSIWYVLLAIMAVVIVHDFIHALNKIEELPYSEFKRLVDAGKVAEVSVTSQVLTGKLKPEGESKEQQAFATVRVEDPDLVRELNRHGVTFTGVIESTFWRDLLSWVIPVALFGGIWFFIFRRLGQAQGGFMQVGQSKAKVYVEKDIKVTFADVAGVDEAKEELREVIEFLKTPEKFTKLGGKIPRGILLVGPPGTGKTLLARAVAGEAGVTFFSISGSEFVEMFVGVGAARVRDLFEQAKGKAPCIIFIDELDALGKARGAGPMGHEEREQTLNQLLVEMDGFDPRIGVILMAATNRPEILDPALLRAGRFDRHVVVDRPDKVGRLAILRVHAKQVTLGPDADLENIAAMTPGFSGADLANIINEAALLAVRRGKDQVGLSELHEAVERVIAGLEKKNRVLNKMEKERVAYHETGHALVALSIPGSDQVQKISIIPRGVAALGYTLQLPTEDRFLMTKSELENKVAVLLGGRIAEETIFGEASTGAQNDLVKATDIAKSMVKAYGMSEKLGTITLERERQPQFLQLPVASEKGDYSEATAREIDCEVRRIIDEQYGRVRRLLEERKTTLQQGAQLLLEREVITGAELKTILEAA, from the coding sequence ATGAATAAGAAAGTCTCCTTTTCCATCTGGTACGTCCTGCTCGCCATCATGGCGGTGGTGATCGTGCACGATTTTATTCACGCCTTGAATAAAATCGAAGAACTTCCGTACAGTGAATTCAAGCGATTGGTGGATGCCGGGAAGGTGGCGGAAGTTTCCGTGACCAGCCAAGTGTTGACCGGAAAATTGAAGCCCGAGGGTGAATCCAAAGAGCAACAAGCCTTTGCGACCGTGCGGGTCGAGGATCCGGACCTCGTCCGTGAGCTCAACCGACATGGAGTGACGTTTACCGGTGTCATTGAATCCACCTTTTGGCGCGATCTCCTGTCATGGGTCATCCCGGTCGCCCTCTTCGGCGGTATCTGGTTCTTCATCTTTCGTCGACTGGGTCAGGCTCAGGGTGGTTTCATGCAGGTCGGTCAGTCCAAGGCGAAGGTCTATGTGGAGAAGGACATCAAGGTGACGTTTGCGGATGTTGCCGGGGTGGATGAGGCCAAGGAGGAACTGCGGGAAGTCATTGAGTTCCTGAAGACACCGGAAAAGTTCACCAAGCTGGGGGGGAAGATTCCCAGAGGAATCCTGCTGGTCGGCCCGCCCGGCACCGGGAAGACCTTGCTGGCCCGCGCCGTAGCCGGTGAAGCCGGCGTGACGTTCTTCAGCATCAGCGGCTCGGAATTCGTCGAAATGTTCGTCGGGGTCGGCGCGGCACGGGTTCGTGATCTATTCGAACAAGCAAAGGGCAAAGCTCCCTGCATTATTTTCATCGATGAGCTGGATGCGCTCGGAAAAGCGCGTGGCGCTGGCCCCATGGGGCATGAGGAACGGGAGCAAACGCTCAACCAGTTGCTGGTCGAGATGGATGGCTTCGATCCTCGCATCGGGGTCATTCTCATGGCGGCGACCAATCGCCCCGAGATTCTTGACCCTGCGTTGCTTCGGGCAGGCCGGTTCGATCGTCATGTGGTAGTAGACCGTCCTGACAAGGTCGGTCGCCTCGCCATTCTTCGTGTACATGCCAAACAGGTGACGCTTGGTCCCGATGCCGATCTCGAAAACATCGCAGCGATGACCCCCGGGTTCTCCGGAGCCGATTTGGCCAACATCATCAATGAGGCGGCGTTGCTGGCGGTGCGCCGGGGAAAGGATCAGGTCGGGCTTTCTGAATTACACGAGGCGGTCGAGCGAGTCATCGCCGGCTTGGAAAAGAAGAATCGTGTCTTGAATAAGATGGAAAAGGAGCGAGTGGCCTACCATGAGACGGGCCATGCACTCGTCGCTCTTTCCATACCAGGTTCCGATCAGGTACAAAAGATCTCCATCATTCCTCGCGGCGTGGCGGCGCTCGGCTACACGTTGCAGCTTCCGACGGAAGACCGGTTTCTGATGACGAAATCGGAATTGGAGAATAAAGTTGCCGTGCTGCTCGGTGGAAGGATTGCCGAAGAAACGATTTTCGGAGAAGCCTCCACGGGAGCGCAAAACGACCTCGTCAAGGCCACGGACATCGCAAAAAGCATGGTGAAGGCCTACGGCATGAGCGAGAAGCTCGGCACCATCACGTTGGAACGAGAGCGACAGCCTCAATTCCTTCAGCTTCCGGTCGCTTCTGAAAAGGGCGATTATTCCGAAGCGACCGCCCGTGAAATAGATTGCGAAGTGAGACGGATCATCGACGAGCAGTACGGGCGGGTGAGGCGATTGCTGGAGGAAAGGAAAACGACGCTCCAACAAGGCGCGCAGCTCTTGTTGGAACGCGAAGTGATTACCGGAGCCGAGCTCAAAACCATCCTGGAGGCAGCCTGA
- a CDS encoding DUF1207 domain-containing protein: MTGPAWADESDDKKPDDRKPRELLDCRFQQGPEESVDNAKSEVLPADDVFRPLLADPQQLQSFALWQSTQSLSKGTTANIGTVAIGGNFGVYTRRNGCNGWQISFLTGIFGQFDLDTSNAELMNVDFNAGIPLTWRQENWSARLRFYHQSSHIGDEFLGANPGFKSIGLQFEEVDLILSYDFQKWMRLYGGGAVKINRQPSTLDRGTIHWGFEARAPTAWGQSYLFGVLTNPILFTPVLTADFKSVEAQDWYINTNLLMGFDMSQLVSFRRFRILFNYYHGYNPYGQFFYSQKTQSLGVGVYFMF, from the coding sequence TTGACAGGACCAGCCTGGGCGGACGAGTCGGATGACAAGAAGCCGGATGACAGGAAGCCAAGGGAGTTGCTGGATTGCCGGTTTCAGCAAGGTCCTGAGGAATCAGTTGACAACGCGAAAAGCGAAGTGCTTCCGGCGGACGACGTCTTCCGTCCCCTCTTGGCCGACCCGCAGCAGCTACAGTCCTTTGCCCTCTGGCAATCCACGCAATCACTCAGCAAAGGGACCACCGCGAACATCGGAACGGTCGCCATTGGGGGAAACTTTGGGGTGTATACCAGGCGCAACGGATGTAACGGATGGCAGATCAGCTTCCTGACCGGGATATTCGGACAGTTTGACTTGGACACGTCGAATGCCGAACTCATGAACGTCGATTTCAATGCCGGCATCCCGCTGACCTGGCGTCAGGAAAACTGGTCGGCGAGGCTGCGGTTTTATCACCAGAGCAGTCACATCGGAGATGAATTCCTTGGAGCCAACCCTGGTTTTAAGTCGATTGGTCTTCAATTTGAAGAAGTCGACCTGATTCTGTCCTATGATTTCCAGAAATGGATGCGCCTGTACGGGGGAGGAGCGGTGAAGATCAACCGCCAACCGTCCACGCTCGACCGCGGTACAATACACTGGGGGTTCGAGGCGCGGGCACCGACCGCATGGGGCCAATCCTATCTCTTTGGCGTGCTCACGAATCCGATCCTCTTTACGCCGGTCCTGACGGCGGACTTTAAGTCGGTCGAGGCGCAGGATTGGTATATCAACACGAATCTGTTGATGGGCTTCGATATGTCTCAGCTCGTTTCCTTTCGGCGTTTTCGGATTCTCTTCAACTACTATCATGGATATAATCCCTATGGGCAGTTCTTCTATTCGCAGAAGACCCAATCGTTGGGAGTCGGCGTCTATTTTATGTTTTGA
- a CDS encoding ABC transporter permease yields the protein MEEATISVKDNVIHCRGSWTLPHLSQLERGGRALRWPETSTVQYDVGEVTAMDTGGALILQRCIDGVRRKGQQTALQGLKPEFAELLEMVESQWTQLERGTAVRRSGWIDRMADVLRSRRTATIRALAFVGESTIAFGRALVRPRSIRWRTLLRIVELDGVRALPITGLLTFLVGVVIAYQGAEQLRKFGTNIFIVDLVGISLLREIAPLIVAILIAGRSGSAYAAEIGTMKVTEELDAVRTLGISPMNLLVLPRALALVIALPLLTVYADVVGVFGGMLIALGELNVSFVEFVSRFEEAVPVRHFLIGLGKAPFFAAIIALVGCYQGFQIRGGVDDVGRHTTISVVQGIFLVIVFDAICSILLNWWDL from the coding sequence GTGGAAGAGGCAACCATCTCCGTCAAAGATAATGTGATCCACTGCCGAGGGTCTTGGACGCTCCCACACTTGTCTCAATTGGAACGGGGAGGCCGAGCGCTCCGATGGCCTGAAACTTCCACCGTCCAGTACGATGTCGGCGAAGTGACCGCGATGGATACGGGCGGCGCGCTCATCCTGCAGCGCTGCATCGACGGCGTACGACGCAAGGGGCAGCAGACCGCTCTGCAAGGGTTGAAACCTGAATTCGCCGAACTGCTTGAGATGGTGGAGTCGCAATGGACCCAACTCGAGCGTGGAACCGCCGTCCGTCGGTCTGGGTGGATCGATCGTATGGCGGACGTGCTGCGGTCTCGACGCACGGCCACGATTCGCGCACTCGCATTCGTCGGAGAAAGCACCATCGCGTTCGGCCGAGCACTGGTGCGGCCACGTTCCATTCGATGGCGGACGCTCTTGCGGATCGTCGAACTGGACGGCGTGCGCGCCTTGCCGATCACCGGCCTGCTGACGTTTCTGGTCGGTGTCGTGATCGCCTATCAGGGCGCGGAACAGCTCCGTAAGTTCGGCACGAACATTTTTATCGTGGATCTGGTCGGCATCTCGCTGTTGCGTGAAATTGCCCCGTTGATCGTGGCGATCCTCATCGCCGGTCGTTCGGGTTCCGCCTATGCGGCTGAGATAGGCACCATGAAGGTGACGGAAGAATTGGATGCGGTGCGGACCTTGGGCATCTCGCCCATGAATCTGCTCGTGTTGCCTCGCGCGCTGGCCTTGGTCATCGCTCTGCCTCTGTTGACAGTGTACGCCGATGTGGTGGGCGTGTTCGGCGGCATGTTGATTGCTTTAGGGGAGCTCAACGTGAGCTTCGTAGAGTTTGTCTCTCGCTTCGAGGAAGCCGTTCCGGTGCGGCATTTTCTCATCGGCTTGGGGAAGGCGCCGTTCTTTGCGGCGATCATCGCCTTGGTGGGCTGTTATCAAGGATTCCAAATTCGAGGCGGCGTGGACGATGTGGGCCGACACACCACCATCAGTGTCGTGCAGGGGATTTTTTTGGTGATCGTATTCGACGCGATCTGCAGCATCCTGCTCAATTGGTGGGACTTGTAG
- a CDS encoding ATP-binding cassette domain-containing protein, with product MPSATSIEIPVIDVQHVSTKFGQAVVHEDVSLSIRRGEIFAIAGGNGCGKTTLLREIIGLITPSAGTIRLFGVDSRQLEACDIHPIHRRFGVMFQHGALFSSFTLAENVAVPLREHTPLSAGLIRDIVAAKIAMVGLPPDSAAKYPNELSGGMRRRAALARAIVMDPELLFLDEPTAGLDPIIAAGFDDLVLSLKSLLGLTVVMVTHDLDSLWRIANRVAVLGRGTVLGIGTMQELSRSDDPVIREYFQGPRGRAAREQAAWNHEGGRA from the coding sequence ATGCCATCTGCCACGAGCATCGAAATACCGGTGATCGACGTGCAGCATGTCTCGACGAAGTTTGGACAGGCTGTCGTGCATGAGGACGTGAGTTTGTCTATTCGTCGGGGCGAAATCTTCGCAATTGCGGGCGGCAACGGGTGCGGCAAGACCACGTTGTTGCGGGAAATCATCGGCCTGATCACACCGTCGGCGGGAACGATCCGGCTGTTTGGAGTGGACAGCCGGCAATTGGAAGCGTGCGATATCCATCCCATCCACCGCCGGTTCGGTGTGATGTTCCAGCATGGCGCGCTGTTCAGTTCGTTCACCCTGGCGGAGAATGTTGCCGTGCCCTTGCGCGAGCATACGCCGCTGAGTGCCGGATTGATCCGCGACATCGTCGCTGCCAAAATCGCGATGGTGGGATTGCCGCCGGACAGTGCCGCGAAATATCCCAACGAACTCAGCGGAGGGATGCGGAGAAGGGCCGCGCTCGCCCGAGCGATCGTCATGGATCCGGAGTTGTTGTTTCTCGACGAGCCGACAGCCGGTCTCGATCCGATCATCGCCGCAGGATTCGATGATCTCGTCCTCTCTCTGAAGAGTCTCTTAGGGCTGACGGTGGTGATGGTGACACACGACCTGGATTCCTTGTGGCGGATCGCCAATCGCGTGGCGGTGCTCGGTCGTGGAACGGTGTTAGGCATCGGCACGATGCAGGAATTGTCTCGATCGGACGACCCCGTCATCCGTGAATACTTCCAAGGTCCACGCGGAAGGGCGGCGCGCGAACAGGCGGCCTGGAACCACGAGGGGGGCCGCGCGTGA
- the rnk gene encoding nucleoside diphosphate kinase regulator, giving the protein MESRDIYITKFDLARLKELLEVGISFKERDRDYLESLQNELDRAHIVEPTAIPDNVVTMNSQVRLKDMESGEEKNYTLVFPADADIEKNRISILAPIGTAILGYRAGDTVDWLVPAGTRKVRIEAVLYQPEAAGRYDL; this is encoded by the coding sequence ATGGAATCTCGGGACATTTACATCACCAAGTTCGATCTGGCTCGCTTAAAGGAACTGCTGGAGGTCGGGATCAGTTTCAAGGAGCGGGACCGGGACTATCTGGAAAGTTTGCAGAATGAGCTGGACAGGGCCCATATCGTTGAGCCCACCGCGATTCCTGATAACGTGGTCACGATGAATTCTCAAGTTCGCCTCAAGGATATGGAATCGGGCGAGGAGAAAAATTATACGCTTGTCTTCCCCGCCGATGCCGATATTGAGAAGAACCGCATCTCGATTCTTGCCCCGATCGGCACCGCCATTCTCGGCTACCGGGCCGGCGATACGGTGGACTGGCTTGTGCCGGCGGGGACGCGCAAGGTGCGGATCGAAGCAGTCCTCTACCAGCCCGAGGCAGCCGGCCGTTATGATTTGTAG